One window from the genome of Streptomyces sp. NBC_00287 encodes:
- a CDS encoding inositol-3-phosphate synthase: MSVSRSGSRVGVWLIGARGSVATTVVAGCAAVSAGLHPPTGMVTETPPFASSGLPPLPSLVFGGHDTVDCPLPKRAEELAAGGVLPPGLPAAVASELAAADREIRPGGPHSGDTRDQEALISAFAADIEDFVRRLGLTRAVVVNVASTEPPPTDEALPPSTLYAAAALRAGCPYINFTPSTGLHHPELAPLAAESGLPYAGRDGKTGQTLLRAALGPMFTQRALAVRAWSGTNLLGGGDGAALADPAAAAAKNAGKERVLAETLATPPEGEVHIDDVPALGDWKTAWDHVAFDGFLGTRMILQTIWQGCDSALAAPLILDLARLTARAHERGLSGPLRELGFFFKDPVGEGPAALGEQYAELVRFGGRLRGGGVGAVGGAGGIGVCGGGAGSAGGADGLGLCGGEVEERPLRGGGGGSVAGADDVGVCGGGAGEGR, translated from the coding sequence ATGTCCGTGTCCCGTTCTGGATCCCGAGTCGGAGTGTGGCTGATCGGAGCGCGCGGTTCCGTCGCCACGACGGTGGTCGCGGGCTGCGCCGCGGTCTCCGCGGGCCTGCACCCGCCGACGGGCATGGTCACCGAAACCCCGCCCTTCGCCTCCTCGGGGCTACCGCCCCTTCCCTCCCTGGTCTTCGGCGGCCACGACACGGTGGACTGTCCGCTGCCCAAGCGCGCGGAAGAATTGGCGGCGGGCGGCGTGCTCCCGCCCGGCCTTCCGGCCGCCGTGGCATCCGAACTGGCCGCCGCGGACCGGGAGATCAGGCCGGGCGGCCCACACAGCGGCGACACCCGGGACCAGGAAGCGCTGATCTCCGCCTTCGCCGCTGACATCGAGGATTTCGTACGACGGCTGGGGCTGACCCGGGCGGTCGTGGTGAACGTGGCCTCGACCGAACCCCCGCCCACGGACGAGGCCCTCCCGCCCAGCACCCTGTATGCGGCGGCGGCCCTGCGCGCGGGCTGCCCCTACATCAACTTCACCCCCTCAACAGGCCTGCATCACCCGGAACTTGCCCCTTTGGCCGCCGAGTCCGGGCTCCCCTACGCGGGCCGTGACGGCAAGACCGGCCAGACCCTGCTCCGGGCAGCCCTGGGCCCGATGTTCACCCAGCGCGCCCTCGCGGTACGCGCCTGGTCCGGCACGAACCTGCTGGGCGGCGGCGACGGAGCCGCCCTCGCCGACCCGGCGGCGGCCGCCGCGAAGAACGCCGGCAAGGAACGAGTCCTCGCCGAAACCCTCGCCACCCCGCCCGAGGGCGAGGTCCACATCGACGACGTCCCCGCCCTCGGCGACTGGAAGACCGCCTGGGACCACGTGGCCTTCGACGGCTTCCTCGGCACCCGAATGATCCTCCAGACCATCTGGCAGGGCTGCGACTCGGCACTGGCAGCTCCGCTGATCCTGGACCTGGCCCGCCTGACGGCCCGAGCCCATGAGCGGGGCCTGTCCGGGCCCCTCCGCGAACTCGGCTTCTTTTTCAAGGATCCGGTGGGGGAGGGGCCGGCGGCGCTGGGGGAGCAGTATGCGGAGCTGGTGCGGTTTGGGGGGCGGTTGCGGGGTGGGGGAGTGGGCGCTGTGGGCGGCGCCGGTGGGATTGGGGTTTGTGGTGGGGGTGCGGGATCTGCCGGTGGCGCCGACGGCCTCGGGCTCTGCGGTGGTGAGGTGGAGGAGCGGCCGTTGCGGGGTGGGGGAGGCGGGTCTGTTGCCGGGGCCGATGACGTCGGGGTCTGCGGTGGCGGTGCGGGGGAGGGGCGGTGA
- a CDS encoding EboA domain-containing protein, translated as MTHFRPTTTGTPAADNHGTHDDQNSRTTKSSRTTEDPEPTQSQPAQSQPAQSQPAQSQPAQSPQSTGSPQPAQGPHPTESPHPTPLPLTPPPTLHAHLTPHLTGAARAWLDQALDEAAAHPGTHGPISVWELRLAEAGRRCGAEYADAARVLILHAARADTDALTRVYFQGTGAERRAVLHALPHLVPGPDALPLVEDALRANDTGLVAAAVGPYAARHLDPHQWRHAVLKCLFTGVSVSAVADLERRAHADAELARMLGDYAAERTAAGRPVPEDLYRVLALTESGPTPPPHGDVHPHGKES; from the coding sequence ATGACCCACTTCCGCCCCACCACCACGGGCACTCCGGCGGCGGACAACCACGGCACCCACGACGACCAGAACTCTCGGACCACCAAGAGCTCTCGGACCACCGAGGATCCTGAGCCCACCCAGAGCCAGCCCGCCCAGAGCCAGCCCGCCCAGAGCCAGCCCGCTCAGAGCCAGCCGGCCCAGAGCCCCCAGTCCACCGGGAGCCCTCAGCCCGCCCAGGGACCTCACCCCACCGAGAGCCCTCACCCAACCCCCCTCCCTCTAACCCCACCCCCCACCCTCCACGCCCACCTCACCCCCCACCTCACCGGAGCCGCCCGCGCCTGGCTCGACCAGGCCCTCGACGAGGCCGCCGCCCACCCCGGCACCCACGGACCCATCTCCGTATGGGAGTTGCGCCTGGCCGAGGCCGGTCGCCGCTGTGGGGCCGAGTACGCCGACGCCGCCCGCGTCCTCATCCTGCACGCGGCCCGAGCCGACACCGACGCCCTCACCCGCGTCTACTTCCAGGGCACCGGCGCCGAACGCCGCGCCGTCCTGCACGCCCTGCCCCACCTCGTGCCGGGCCCGGACGCGCTCCCGCTGGTCGAGGACGCCCTGCGCGCCAACGACACCGGACTCGTAGCCGCCGCCGTCGGCCCGTACGCCGCGCGGCACCTGGACCCCCACCAGTGGCGGCACGCCGTCCTGAAGTGCCTGTTCACCGGTGTGTCCGTCAGCGCGGTGGCCGACCTGGAACGCCGCGCCCACGCCGACGCCGAACTCGCCCGCATGCTCGGCGACTACGCGGCCGAACGCACCGCCGCGGGCCGTCCCGTGCCCGAGGACCTGTACCGCGTCCTGGCCCTGACCGAATCCGGCCCCACACCCCCACCGCACGGCGACGTCCACCCCCACGGCAAGGAGTCCTGA
- the eboE gene encoding metabolite traffic protein EboE — protein MRFRHPDGSTVHLAYCTNVHPAETLDGVLAQLRDHCEPVRRRLGRDRLGIGLWLARDAAHALVTDPSALRGLRCELDRRGLEVVTLNGFPYEGFGAEEVKYRVYRPDWTDPERLDHTTALARVLAGLLPDDVDEGSISTLPLAWRTRPTDTAHTALRILGERLDALEELTGRSIRIGLEPEPGCVIETTGDAIAPLTAIDHPRIGICVDTCHLATSFEDPHTALDALVESHILVVKSQLSAALHAEHPHLPEVSVALAAFDEPRFLHQTRTRTAAGLRGTDDLGEALGGQALPDAAPWRAHFHVPLHAAPAAPLTSTLPVLKAALARLVGGTHPLARHLEVETYTWQALPPELRPSTRTQLADGIAAELTLARDLLTDLGLKELP, from the coding sequence ATGCGCTTCCGCCACCCCGACGGCTCCACCGTCCACCTCGCCTACTGCACCAACGTCCACCCCGCCGAGACCCTCGACGGCGTCCTCGCCCAGCTCCGGGACCACTGCGAACCCGTCCGCCGCCGCCTCGGCCGCGACCGCCTGGGCATCGGCCTGTGGCTCGCCCGGGACGCGGCCCATGCCCTCGTCACCGACCCGTCCGCCCTGCGCGGCCTGCGCTGCGAACTGGACCGGCGAGGCCTCGAAGTGGTCACCCTCAACGGCTTCCCCTATGAGGGCTTCGGCGCCGAAGAGGTCAAGTACCGCGTCTATCGGCCCGACTGGACCGACCCCGAGCGCCTCGACCACACCACCGCCCTCGCCCGCGTCCTCGCCGGACTGCTCCCCGACGACGTCGACGAGGGCAGCATCTCCACCCTCCCGCTCGCCTGGCGCACCCGGCCCACCGACACGGCCCACACCGCGCTGCGCATCCTCGGCGAACGGCTCGACGCGTTGGAGGAACTCACCGGCCGCTCCATCCGCATAGGCCTGGAGCCGGAACCCGGCTGTGTCATCGAGACCACCGGCGACGCCATCGCGCCGCTCACCGCGATCGATCACCCACGCATCGGCATCTGCGTCGACACCTGTCACCTCGCCACCTCCTTCGAAGATCCGCACACCGCCCTGGACGCCCTTGTCGAGTCCCACATACTTGTCGTGAAGTCCCAGCTCTCGGCAGCACTGCACGCCGAGCACCCTCACCTCCCCGAGGTCAGCGTGGCGCTCGCCGCCTTCGACGAACCCCGCTTTCTGCATCAGACCCGCACCCGAACCGCCGCCGGCCTACGCGGCACCGACGACCTCGGCGAGGCCCTCGGCGGCCAGGCGCTCCCCGACGCGGCGCCCTGGCGCGCCCACTTCCATGTCCCGCTGCACGCGGCCCCCGCCGCGCCTCTCACCTCCACGCTTCCTGTCCTGAAGGCCGCCCTTGCCCGGCTCGTCGGCGGCACGCACCCGCTCGCCCGCCATCTGGAGGTCGAGACCTACACCTGGCAGGCCCTCCCACCCGAGCTGCGCCCCAGCACCCGGACCCAGCTCGCCGACGGCATCGCCGCCGAACTCACCCTCGCCCGCGACCTGTTGACGGACCTCGGCCTCAAGGAGCTCCCATGA
- a CDS encoding sugar phosphate isomerase/epimerase family protein, which yields MTPAAGHPLAATSLRFGYGTNGLADLRLDDALSLLADLGYDGVGLTLDHMHLDPLAPDLAARVSRVAHRLDILGLGVTVETGARYVLDPRRKHGPSLLDPDPDARARRVDLLVRAVRIAADLGAHAVHCFSGITPDGTDPDTAWKRLAEALAPVLDAATSAGVPLAVEPEPGHLLATLPDFHHLRRILGDPEPLGLTLDIGHCQCLEPVSPADCVRAAAPWLRHVQIEDMRRGVHEHLPFGDGEIDFPPVLAALAATGYQGLTVVELPRHSHAGPHYAELSLPFLRNAAAGAAAGTTKPPHPGEPSATPERSTP from the coding sequence ATGACCCCCGCCGCAGGCCACCCCCTCGCCGCCACTTCCCTCCGTTTCGGCTACGGCACCAACGGTCTCGCCGACCTCCGTCTGGACGATGCCCTCTCCCTCCTCGCCGACCTCGGCTACGACGGTGTCGGACTGACCCTCGACCACATGCACTTGGACCCGCTGGCCCCGGACCTCGCCGCCCGGGTCAGCCGAGTCGCGCACCGTCTGGACATCCTGGGACTGGGCGTCACCGTCGAAACCGGTGCCCGCTATGTGCTCGACCCGCGCCGCAAACACGGCCCCTCCCTGCTCGACCCCGACCCGGACGCCCGAGCCCGCCGCGTCGACCTCCTGGTCCGTGCCGTCCGAATCGCCGCCGACCTCGGTGCCCACGCCGTGCACTGCTTCAGCGGCATCACCCCGGACGGCACCGACCCGGACACCGCTTGGAAACGCCTGGCCGAGGCCCTCGCCCCCGTCCTGGACGCGGCCACGTCCGCCGGCGTCCCGCTCGCCGTCGAACCCGAGCCCGGTCACCTCCTCGCCACCCTCCCCGACTTCCACCACCTCCGCCGCATCCTGGGCGACCCGGAACCCCTCGGCCTCACCCTCGACATCGGCCACTGTCAGTGCCTCGAACCCGTCTCTCCCGCCGACTGCGTCCGCGCCGCCGCCCCTTGGCTGCGCCACGTCCAGATCGAGGACATGCGCCGCGGCGTCCATGAACATCTCCCCTTCGGAGACGGCGAGATCGACTTCCCGCCCGTCCTCGCGGCCCTCGCCGCCACCGGCTACCAGGGCCTGACCGTCGTGGAACTGCCCCGCCACTCCCACGCAGGCCCCCACTACGCCGAACTCTCCCTCCCGTTCCTCCGCAACGCCGCCGCCGGCGCCGCAGCGGGCACCACCAAGCCCCCGCACCCCGGCGAGCCCTCGGCCACCCCCGAAAGGAGCACCCCATGA
- a CDS encoding TatD family hydrolase, which produces MRIFDPHIHMTSRTTDDYEAMHAAGVRAVVEPSFWLGQPRTSPATFFDYFDSLLGWEPFRAAQYGIAHHCTLALNPKEANDPRCTPVLDELPRYLVKDQVVAVGEIGYDSMTPAEDTALAAQLQLAADHELPALVHTPHRDKAAGLRRTLDVVRESALPPDRVLVDHLNETTVKEAKDSGCWLGFSVYPDTKMDEERMVAILRSYGPEQVLVNSAADWGRSDPLKTRRVGDLMLAEGFTEDEVDRVLWRNPVAFYGLSGRLNLDVAATDATHEGNSILRGGA; this is translated from the coding sequence ATGCGCATCTTCGACCCCCACATCCATATGACGTCCAGGACCACCGACGACTACGAGGCCATGCACGCCGCAGGCGTCCGCGCCGTCGTCGAGCCCTCCTTCTGGCTGGGCCAGCCCCGCACCTCGCCGGCCACGTTCTTCGACTACTTCGACTCCCTCCTCGGCTGGGAACCCTTCCGCGCCGCCCAGTACGGCATCGCCCACCACTGCACGCTCGCCCTCAACCCCAAAGAGGCCAACGACCCGCGCTGCACGCCCGTCCTGGACGAACTGCCCCGCTACCTCGTCAAGGACCAGGTCGTGGCCGTCGGCGAGATCGGCTATGACTCGATGACCCCCGCCGAGGACACCGCCCTCGCCGCCCAGCTCCAGCTCGCCGCCGACCACGAGCTGCCCGCCCTCGTGCACACCCCGCACCGCGACAAGGCGGCCGGTCTGCGCCGCACCCTCGACGTCGTCCGGGAGTCCGCGCTGCCCCCGGACCGCGTCCTGGTCGACCACCTCAACGAGACGACCGTCAAGGAGGCCAAGGACAGCGGCTGCTGGCTCGGCTTCTCCGTCTATCCCGACACCAAGATGGACGAGGAACGGATGGTCGCCATTCTGCGGTCCTATGGCCCCGAGCAGGTGCTGGTGAACTCCGCCGCCGACTGGGGCCGCAGCGACCCGCTCAAGACCCGCCGGGTCGGCGACCTGATGCTGGCCGAGGGCTTCACCGAGGACGAGGTCGACCGGGTCCTGTGGCGGAACCCCGTCGCCTTCTACGGGCTCAGCGGCCGGTTGAACCTGGACGTCGCGGCCACCGACGCCACCCACGAAGGCAACTCCATCCTCCGCGGCGGTGCGTGA
- a CDS encoding SCO3242 family prenyltransferase yields MVGSDAAEVRAVVAPGAGGSTAPGTVDSARPKLKLPLAWAELLRLPALFTVPGDALAGAAATGVPHNSRTLLAIGSSLCLYEAGMTLNDWADREEDAAERPHRPLPSGRVRPTAALRAACALTGTGLALAARAGRPALSVAVPLAATVWAYDLHLKHTPAGPAAMATARALDLLLGAAATSGRTREALPSAALLGTHTLAVTTVSRHETRGGSPLAPLAALATTALLTGLMTRGTFSASTSRRDPTAHALPDTADATSAPGLAGTPSPQATPSTQRHSSAAPDTVPHVGHLHRPPFPTPSPIDAAPPRSALLSPLRQALAATYAATAARPYFHATLNPSPPLTQRAVGAGIRATIPLQAALAARSGATATALLVAALAPLGRRFGRKVSIT; encoded by the coding sequence ATGGTCGGCTCGGATGCGGCGGAGGTCAGGGCTGTGGTGGCGCCGGGTGCTGGCGGCAGCACGGCTCCGGGAACGGTCGATTCCGCTCGCCCGAAGCTGAAACTTCCCCTCGCCTGGGCCGAACTCCTGCGTCTCCCGGCCCTGTTCACCGTCCCCGGTGACGCCCTGGCCGGCGCGGCCGCCACCGGCGTACCCCACAACTCCCGCACCCTGCTCGCCATCGGCTCCTCCCTTTGCCTGTACGAGGCCGGCATGACCCTGAACGACTGGGCGGACCGTGAGGAAGACGCCGCCGAACGCCCCCACCGCCCCCTCCCTTCCGGCCGCGTCCGCCCCACCGCCGCGCTCAGAGCAGCCTGCGCCCTCACCGGCACCGGCCTGGCCCTGGCCGCCCGCGCCGGCCGCCCGGCCCTCTCCGTCGCCGTACCCCTGGCCGCCACGGTCTGGGCCTACGACCTCCACCTGAAGCACACCCCGGCGGGCCCGGCAGCGATGGCAACGGCCCGCGCCCTCGACCTCCTCCTCGGCGCCGCAGCCACGAGCGGCCGCACCCGCGAGGCCCTCCCGTCCGCGGCCCTCCTGGGCACCCACACCCTGGCGGTCACAACGGTCTCCCGCCACGAAACCCGGGGCGGCTCCCCTCTGGCACCGCTGGCGGCCCTGGCCACAACTGCCCTACTGACCGGCCTGATGACACGGGGCACCTTCTCCGCATCGACCAGCCGCCGAGATCCAACGGCCCACGCTCTGCCCGACACCGCCGACGCGACGAGCGCGCCGGGCCTCGCGGGTACCCCCAGCCCACAGGCCACCCCCAGCACGCAGAGGCACTCATCGGCCGCCCCCGACACCGTGCCCCACGTCGGCCACCTTCACCGGCCGCCGTTCCCGACCCCGAGTCCCATTGACGCTGCCCCGCCCCGCTCAGCCCTCCTCTCCCCGCTCCGCCAAGCCCTAGCCGCCACCTACGCCGCCACAGCCGCCCGCCCGTACTTCCACGCCACCCTCAACCCCTCACCCCCGCTCACCCAACGCGCCGTCGGCGCAGGCATCCGCGCCACGATCCCTCTCCAGGCCGCACTCGCAGCCCGCTCCGGCGCCACGGCAACCGCCCTGCTCGTCGCGGCCCTTGCTCCGCTGGGCCGTCGGTTCGGGAGGAAGGTGAGCATCACATGA
- a CDS encoding nucleotide pyrophosphatase/phosphodiesterase family protein, with amino-acid sequence MSTSTPRTAPGTGPTPLLVLDVVGLTPRLLDHMPHLKQLAQSGSRAALGTVLPAVTCAAQSTFLTGTHPSEHGIVGNGWYFRELGDVLLWRQHNGLVAGDKLWDAARRAHPGYTVANICWWYAMGADTDFTVTPRPVYYADGRKEPDCYTRPAALHDELTEKLGTFPLFHFWGPGADLVSSRWIIDATRHIMGTRHPDLTLCYLPHLDYDLQRFGPDDPRSLKAAADLDTALAPLLDDARAEGRTVVALSEYGITRVSRPVDLNRALRRAGLLEVHTQDGMEYLDAMASRAFAVADHQIAHVYVRRPEDLDATRAALDGLPGLEQLLDDEGKKAHHLDHPRSGELVAVAEPDAWFTYYYWLDDDRAPDFARLVEIHRKPGYDPVELFMDPLDPYVKVKAATALARKKLGMRYRMAVVPLDPSPIRGSHGRLPASDDDGPLLICSTPRAVGDRLAATDVKSLLLQLAGLT; translated from the coding sequence ATGAGCACGAGCACCCCACGGACCGCCCCGGGCACGGGTCCCACCCCGCTCCTCGTCCTCGACGTCGTCGGCCTCACCCCCCGTCTCCTCGACCACATGCCCCACCTCAAGCAGCTCGCCCAGTCCGGCTCCCGTGCCGCCCTCGGCACCGTGCTGCCCGCCGTCACCTGCGCCGCCCAGTCCACCTTCCTCACCGGCACTCACCCGTCTGAGCACGGGATCGTCGGCAACGGCTGGTACTTCCGCGAACTCGGCGACGTACTCCTGTGGCGCCAGCACAACGGCCTGGTCGCCGGCGACAAACTCTGGGACGCCGCCCGCCGCGCCCACCCCGGCTACACCGTCGCCAACATCTGCTGGTGGTACGCCATGGGCGCCGACACCGACTTCACCGTCACCCCCCGACCCGTCTACTACGCCGACGGCCGCAAGGAACCCGACTGCTACACGCGGCCGGCGGCCCTGCACGACGAACTCACCGAGAAACTGGGTACCTTCCCGCTCTTCCACTTCTGGGGCCCCGGCGCCGACCTGGTCTCCAGCCGCTGGATCATCGATGCGACCCGCCACATCATGGGCACCCGGCACCCTGACCTGACGCTCTGCTACCTCCCTCACCTCGACTACGACCTGCAGCGCTTCGGCCCCGACGACCCGCGCTCCCTGAAGGCGGCCGCCGATCTGGACACCGCCCTCGCCCCGCTTCTGGACGACGCCCGCGCGGAAGGCCGTACCGTCGTCGCCCTGTCCGAGTACGGCATCACCCGCGTGAGCCGCCCCGTCGACCTCAACCGCGCCCTGCGCCGCGCGGGTCTGCTGGAGGTGCACACACAGGACGGCATGGAGTACCTGGACGCGATGGCGTCCCGCGCCTTCGCCGTCGCCGATCACCAGATCGCCCATGTGTATGTGCGCCGCCCCGAGGACCTCGACGCGACCCGGGCCGCGCTCGACGGGCTGCCCGGCCTGGAGCAACTCCTCGACGACGAGGGCAAGAAGGCGCACCATCTCGACCATCCGCGCTCCGGCGAACTCGTCGCCGTCGCGGAGCCGGACGCCTGGTTCACGTACTACTACTGGCTCGACGACGACCGCGCGCCCGACTTCGCGCGACTGGTCGAGATCCACCGCAAACCCGGCTACGACCCGGTCGAACTCTTCATGGACCCGCTCGACCCGTACGTCAAGGTCAAGGCCGCCACCGCGCTGGCGCGCAAGAAACTCGGCATGCGCTACCGCATGGCGGTCGTGCCCCTGGATCCCTCACCTATTCGCGGCAGCCACGGGCGCCTTCCCGCGAGCGACGACGACGGTCCGCTCCTCATCTGCTCCACCCCCCGCGCTGTCGGCGACCGCCTCGCGGCCACCGACGTGAAGTCACTGCTGCTCCAACTCGCCGGTCTCACCTGA
- a CDS encoding OFA family MFS transporter translates to MTTTDVPQVTAYREVTDKNGRVYRVGESDIDIMGRKRKWMVILPWVGMMGISSAEYAFASAEETIHQAHHWSEGSIFWMLTVWVFFQAAVAFPAGRLRETGKLPARWAMMLGALGTLMGYLSLAYAPHVMLAFIGFGMFSGMGAGMVYATCVNMVGKWYPERKGGKTGFVNGGFAYGSVPFVFLFTTMMDISNFKVVLVSVGVFLALVVAVAGYYFQDPPKNWWPANIDPLNPPDDPRARRSLEKNPPAVHQYSPSEAWKTGRVALMWFCLACTSGVNIFGIAFQVEIGEHAGFAAGIVATAMSLKAIVNGTGRGVIGWLSDLYGRKKCLLYVCVILGLAQFGIIWSAEIKNLPLFLFFSAVSGFGGGAIFPMFAAMTADYFGENNNATNYGMVYSSKLVSGLGSGMGAVVVGAWGLNGAFILAGSISFVAGFVALFLSPPGRDNSKKRIVPNPQPLGEETA, encoded by the coding sequence GTGACAACCACAGACGTTCCTCAGGTCACCGCGTACCGGGAGGTGACCGACAAGAACGGACGCGTCTATCGAGTGGGCGAGTCCGACATCGACATCATGGGGCGCAAACGCAAGTGGATGGTGATCCTGCCCTGGGTGGGCATGATGGGCATCTCCTCCGCGGAATATGCGTTCGCGTCCGCCGAGGAGACAATTCACCAAGCACACCACTGGTCCGAAGGCAGCATCTTCTGGATGCTGACCGTCTGGGTGTTCTTCCAGGCCGCCGTGGCCTTCCCGGCGGGGCGGCTGCGTGAGACCGGCAAGCTGCCCGCGCGTTGGGCGATGATGCTGGGCGCGCTGGGCACACTGATGGGCTATCTGTCTTTGGCCTACGCTCCGCACGTCATGCTCGCCTTCATCGGCTTCGGCATGTTCAGCGGTATGGGCGCGGGCATGGTGTACGCCACCTGCGTCAACATGGTCGGCAAGTGGTATCCGGAGCGAAAGGGCGGCAAGACCGGCTTCGTCAACGGCGGCTTCGCCTATGGCTCGGTGCCCTTCGTCTTCCTGTTCACCACCATGATGGACATCTCCAACTTCAAGGTCGTCCTGGTCTCGGTCGGCGTCTTCCTCGCGCTTGTCGTGGCCGTCGCCGGCTACTACTTCCAGGACCCGCCGAAGAACTGGTGGCCCGCGAATATCGACCCGCTCAACCCGCCGGACGACCCGCGCGCACGCCGCTCCCTGGAGAAGAACCCGCCGGCCGTCCACCAGTACAGCCCCTCGGAGGCCTGGAAGACCGGCCGAGTGGCGCTCATGTGGTTCTGCCTCGCCTGTACGTCGGGCGTGAACATCTTCGGTATCGCCTTCCAGGTCGAAATCGGCGAGCACGCGGGATTCGCCGCCGGAATCGTGGCCACCGCCATGTCGCTCAAGGCGATCGTCAACGGCACCGGGCGCGGCGTCATCGGCTGGCTCTCCGACCTCTACGGCCGCAAGAAGTGCCTGCTGTACGTCTGCGTCATTCTGGGCCTCGCCCAGTTCGGCATCATCTGGTCGGCCGAGATCAAGAACCTGCCGCTGTTCCTGTTCTTCTCCGCGGTCTCCGGCTTCGGCGGCGGTGCCATCTTCCCGATGTTCGCCGCGATGACCGCGGACTACTTCGGTGAGAACAACAACGCGACCAACTACGGCATGGTGTACAGCTCCAAGCTGGTCTCCGGCCTCGGTTCCGGCATGGGAGCCGTCGTCGTGGGGGCCTGGGGACTCAACGGCGCCTTCATCCTGGCCGGCTCCATCTCGTTCGTCGCCGGCTTCGTGGCGCTGTTCCTCAGTCCGCCGGGACGTGACAACAGTAAGAAGCGCATCGTCCCCAACCCGCAACCGCTCGGCGAGGAAACGGCGTGA